A region from the Kribbella shirazensis genome encodes:
- a CDS encoding ABC transporter ATP-binding protein codes for MTLVRVTGLSATAGSAVLVDRVSFEVMAGEVTALVGASGSGKTTSALALLGEHGAGIRLDGRVEVDGEVVVDGNGVTTAEVRGRVVAYMPQHPGSALNPARRIGTTLRELAKLHNGDAADAVRAAQLPGDRATLKRFPYQFSGGQRQRIALAQTLTCRPKVLVLDEPSTGLDSITRLHLVHELRELASTGLGILLLSHDLDLVRALATRVVVLDAGQVIASGATDVLPDREDLPTLGTSASSTPLLRARKVTASLRPRGRDVVVRDVDLTVPAGSCLGIVGRSGSGKTTLARCLAGLHERYTGTVLLDDAPLPVLRKRTGEQHRRVQYVWQEVRGSFDERRPVDQQVARTAERLRGLAPGPAHAEAVSTLARLGVAAITAARPPSRLSGGELQRAALARAVLANPDVLICDEITTALDDHGTALVLELLAELKSRGTALIWIGHDLGLVAAVADRVLVLDAGHVVEQGPPATLTTAPQHELTRRLVAAARIGDPESPPLVSSAETYSRSEPRR; via the coding sequence ATGACTCTTGTGCGGGTGACCGGCCTGAGTGCGACGGCCGGATCGGCAGTGCTCGTGGACCGGGTGTCGTTCGAGGTCATGGCCGGTGAGGTGACCGCGCTCGTCGGTGCATCCGGTTCCGGCAAGACGACATCGGCCCTGGCGTTGCTGGGAGAACACGGTGCCGGGATCCGGCTCGACGGGCGCGTTGAGGTCGACGGGGAAGTAGTTGTCGACGGCAACGGGGTGACGACCGCCGAGGTGCGCGGCCGTGTCGTCGCCTACATGCCGCAGCATCCCGGCAGTGCTCTCAACCCGGCCAGGCGCATCGGTACGACGCTCCGCGAGCTCGCGAAACTGCACAACGGCGACGCCGCCGACGCCGTGCGTGCTGCTCAGTTGCCGGGCGATCGAGCGACCTTGAAGAGGTTCCCGTACCAGTTCTCCGGCGGCCAGCGGCAACGGATCGCGCTCGCGCAGACGCTCACCTGCCGGCCGAAGGTCCTCGTGCTCGACGAGCCGAGCACCGGCCTCGACTCGATCACCCGCCTGCACCTTGTCCACGAGCTCCGGGAGCTCGCGTCCACCGGTCTCGGGATCCTGTTGCTCAGTCACGACCTCGACCTGGTCCGCGCCCTCGCCACGCGCGTCGTCGTCCTCGACGCCGGACAGGTGATCGCCTCCGGCGCCACCGACGTACTCCCGGACCGCGAAGACCTGCCCACCCTGGGAACCTCCGCCTCCTCCACACCCTTGCTCAGGGCAAGGAAGGTGACAGCCTCGTTGCGTCCCCGCGGCCGCGATGTCGTCGTCCGCGACGTCGACCTGACCGTTCCCGCGGGCAGTTGCCTCGGGATCGTCGGCCGCTCCGGCAGCGGCAAGACAACCCTGGCACGCTGTCTCGCCGGCCTGCACGAGCGCTACACCGGCACCGTCCTCCTCGACGACGCCCCGCTCCCGGTCCTTCGGAAACGCACTGGCGAGCAGCACCGCCGTGTGCAGTACGTCTGGCAGGAGGTTCGCGGCTCCTTCGACGAACGCCGTCCCGTCGACCAGCAGGTCGCCCGGACGGCGGAACGCCTGCGCGGACTCGCACCGGGGCCGGCCCACGCCGAAGCCGTCTCCACCCTGGCCCGCCTCGGGGTCGCCGCGATCACCGCCGCCCGCCCGCCGAGCCGCCTGTCCGGCGGCGAACTGCAACGCGCCGCGCTCGCGCGCGCGGTCCTCGCGAATCCCGACGTCCTGATCTGCGACGAGATCACCACCGCGCTCGACGACCACGGCACGGCCCTCGTCCTGGAGCTGCTCGCCGAGCTGAAGAGCCGTGGTACGGCGCTGATCTGGATCGGCCACGACCTCGGCCTGGTCGCCGCCGTCGCCGACCGGGTGCTGGTGCTCGACGCCGGCCACGTCGTCGAACAGGGCCCGCCCGCGACCCTCACGACCGCACCGCAGCACGAACTGACCCGGCGGCTGGTGGCAGCAGCCCGGATCGGTGACCCCGAATCTCCGCCCTTGGTATCCAGCGCTGAAACTTACTCAAGGAGCGAACCGCGCCGATGA
- a CDS encoding pyridoxal-phosphate dependent enzyme: protein MTRLHAHLAEAIKDPDPIRVDDLICLRFETMKVYSALGAVRHLLDTGRVRPGDTLIDSSSGIYAHALALACHRYGMKCHIVGSTTVDRTLKIQLEILGATVEQVPSSNNLQLDQNLRVRRIGEILRDNPTYHWMQQYHDDIHYLGYRAVADLVGELVPAGPVCLVGGVGTGASTGAIAAYLREHGRDVSLVGVQPFGSVTFGAGHTQDPEMIIAGIGSSIEFRNVRHELYDRMHWVSFEYAMSAAVDLLRTSGIFAGLSAGAAYLSALWEHSYDRGRQHVFLAADTGTRYVESAFARHAEARPMASMRPREIGSLDELAVPWSAMSWDRRESARVRYEEFPSATPSH from the coding sequence ATGACGCGACTGCACGCCCACCTGGCGGAGGCCATCAAGGACCCGGACCCGATCCGGGTCGACGACCTGATCTGCCTACGGTTCGAGACGATGAAGGTGTACTCCGCGCTCGGCGCCGTACGCCATCTCCTCGACACCGGAAGGGTCCGGCCGGGCGACACCCTGATCGACAGCTCGAGCGGGATCTACGCGCACGCGCTGGCGCTGGCCTGCCACCGGTACGGGATGAAATGCCACATCGTCGGCTCGACCACGGTCGACCGGACGCTGAAGATCCAGCTCGAGATCCTCGGCGCGACCGTCGAACAGGTCCCGTCGTCGAACAACCTCCAGCTCGACCAGAACCTCCGGGTCCGCCGGATCGGGGAGATCCTGCGCGACAACCCGACGTACCACTGGATGCAGCAGTACCACGACGACATCCACTACCTCGGGTACCGCGCGGTCGCGGATCTGGTCGGCGAGCTGGTGCCGGCCGGGCCGGTGTGCCTGGTGGGCGGTGTCGGTACCGGCGCCTCGACGGGCGCGATCGCGGCGTACCTGCGGGAACACGGCCGGGACGTGAGCCTGGTCGGGGTCCAGCCGTTCGGCAGTGTCACGTTCGGGGCCGGGCACACGCAGGACCCGGAGATGATCATCGCGGGGATCGGCAGCTCGATCGAGTTCCGCAACGTGCGGCACGAGCTGTACGACCGGATGCACTGGGTCTCGTTCGAGTACGCGATGTCGGCGGCGGTGGATCTGCTCCGGACGTCCGGGATCTTCGCCGGGCTGTCGGCCGGGGCGGCGTACCTGTCGGCGCTATGGGAGCACAGCTACGACCGCGGGCGGCAGCACGTCTTCCTGGCGGCGGACACCGGCACGCGGTACGTCGAGTCCGCGTTCGCCCGGCACGCCGAGGCGCGGCCGATGGCGTCGATGCGACCCCGGGAGATCGGCTCGCTGGACGAGCTCGCGGTGCCGTGGTCGGCGATGTCGTGGGACCGGCGGGAGTCCGCACGGGTCCGGTACGAGGAGTTTCCATCTGCGACCCCGTCGCATTAA
- a CDS encoding phytanoyl-CoA dioxygenase family protein, translating to MTGYVLLPELFTATEVERLRDVVEQVHAEVVSAAEAGETTVNVWPDGHRLETVRGTTIHWEPDAVGKAVRSLSPVSHLHPALEALWGEPRLVEPMSSLIGAAAGRFVAKLNFKRAGVGSEFAWHQDFPYWYGCCGEAAYDIATAIVMLDDNTAANGAMTLIAGSPADGPVRRDPLDPTGLLVDPAIVDETRAVTVEAPAGSVLMFPGLMVHRSAPNRTASDRRSLLYCFQPTGRPELSALHYNPERLADLP from the coding sequence GTGACGGGTTATGTGCTGCTGCCGGAGTTGTTCACGGCAACAGAGGTGGAGCGGTTGCGCGATGTCGTCGAGCAGGTCCATGCCGAGGTCGTGTCGGCGGCCGAGGCCGGCGAGACGACGGTGAACGTCTGGCCGGACGGCCACCGCCTGGAAACGGTGCGCGGGACAACCATCCACTGGGAGCCGGATGCGGTCGGCAAGGCGGTGCGCAGTCTGTCGCCGGTGTCGCATCTGCATCCGGCACTCGAGGCGTTGTGGGGCGAGCCACGGTTGGTCGAGCCGATGAGTTCGCTGATCGGGGCGGCGGCGGGGCGGTTCGTCGCGAAGCTGAACTTCAAGCGGGCCGGTGTGGGGTCCGAGTTCGCGTGGCACCAGGACTTTCCGTACTGGTACGGCTGCTGCGGTGAGGCGGCGTACGACATCGCGACCGCGATCGTGATGCTCGACGACAACACCGCCGCGAACGGCGCGATGACGCTGATCGCGGGCAGTCCCGCCGACGGTCCGGTACGGCGTGATCCGCTGGACCCGACCGGCCTGCTGGTGGATCCGGCGATCGTGGACGAGACCCGGGCCGTGACGGTGGAGGCGCCGGCCGGCTCGGTCCTGATGTTCCCTGGCCTGATGGTGCACCGCTCGGCCCCGAACAGGACGGCGTCGGACCGGCGCTCGCTCCTGTACTGCTTCCAGCCGACGGGTCGCCCAGAGTTGTCCGCCCTGCACTACAACCCTGAAAGGCTGGCCGATCTCCCATGA
- a CDS encoding Rossmann-like domain-containing protein, with protein sequence MTTTPPAVTSVPQLTESVLAGSFGPDPETLDVVSAFWLHHTTRLPGADVTYRNYYVLLRVGEVFGACSFEAGELDPSYCADTSGRTLADVLSSGDPLPVRIAALDAYLASVQPHHTSPYAEEVVLPAGTPDVRARARDAAVAGLLDVAEGTKVALIGVVNPLVDAITDRGGICLPCDFNLRETASGLAVSRDMTEVVDAADAVVATGMTLSNGTFDVLLSRCREQSKPLAVYAQTGSAVARAFLGAGVTALSAEPFPFSQFSSRPSSLYRYRTDT encoded by the coding sequence ATGACGACCACTCCGCCCGCCGTCACCTCCGTGCCTCAGCTGACCGAGTCCGTGCTCGCCGGATCCTTCGGCCCCGACCCGGAGACGCTCGACGTCGTCAGCGCCTTCTGGCTCCATCACACGACGCGGCTGCCCGGCGCCGACGTCACCTACCGGAACTACTACGTGCTGCTCAGGGTCGGGGAGGTCTTCGGCGCCTGCTCGTTCGAGGCCGGCGAGCTCGATCCGTCGTACTGCGCCGACACCTCCGGCCGTACGCTCGCCGACGTCCTGTCCTCCGGCGACCCGCTCCCGGTCCGGATCGCCGCGCTCGACGCGTACCTGGCGTCGGTGCAGCCGCATCACACCTCGCCGTACGCCGAGGAAGTCGTCCTCCCCGCCGGTACGCCGGACGTCCGCGCACGGGCCCGCGACGCCGCCGTCGCCGGGCTCCTCGATGTTGCCGAAGGCACCAAGGTTGCGTTGATCGGGGTCGTCAACCCGCTCGTGGACGCGATCACGGACCGCGGCGGGATCTGCCTGCCGTGCGACTTCAACCTCCGCGAGACCGCCTCCGGACTGGCCGTTTCTCGCGACATGACCGAGGTCGTCGACGCCGCCGACGCCGTGGTCGCCACCGGGATGACGCTGTCGAACGGTACCTTCGACGTACTCCTCAGCCGTTGCCGAGAGCAATCGAAACCGCTCGCCGTGTACGCGCAGACCGGCAGTGCCGTGGCCCGCGCGTTCCTCGGCGCCGGGGTCACCGCGCTTTCCGCCGAACCGTTCCCCTTCTCCCAGTTCAGCTCCCGCCCGAGCAGCCTCTATCGCTACAGGACGGACACATGA
- a CDS encoding MFS transporter translates to MTTQQNLTARPAEVPGDLRMARRLWPFLLASTVSLIPFTVFGMYLVPISEAAGGSVAEIGGLRGLGGLAALAVGVLLAPLMDRAPRELVAAGGLALLGVSAALGAVGNVFALAAFCLLIGASTSILAPSIGAAAADRFRSPAAAGRAATLVSATTSAMAMLAAPVLAVPGLIWGWRGNLLGASVIALALAAAFFIRGRGRKAPITKGGRMSYLATYRELARIPGAVPLLAVAMLRTAAFMGYLAYLAAFYDEKFDLAPGWFALVWSLSGASFFVGNLLAGRYLATERAWITPERMLLAGITVALIAVSAFYFSPTLPLTLLLTAVMGAGHATVAACVTTLLVRRSGDLRGSALSVNAAGMSLGTFVGAAAGGVGLGLGGYPGTAMTFAGITLIATLCALRIHHTPQ, encoded by the coding sequence ATGACCACGCAGCAGAACCTCACCGCACGCCCCGCCGAAGTCCCGGGCGATCTCCGGATGGCCAGACGGCTGTGGCCGTTCCTGCTGGCGTCGACCGTGAGCCTGATCCCGTTCACGGTGTTCGGGATGTACCTGGTGCCGATCTCCGAGGCTGCGGGCGGCAGCGTGGCGGAGATCGGCGGGCTGCGCGGGCTGGGCGGGCTCGCGGCGCTGGCGGTGGGAGTGCTGCTGGCGCCGCTGATGGACCGGGCGCCGCGGGAGTTGGTGGCCGCGGGCGGCCTGGCCCTGCTCGGGGTGTCGGCGGCGTTGGGGGCCGTGGGCAACGTGTTCGCGCTGGCCGCGTTCTGCCTGCTGATCGGCGCGTCGACGTCGATCCTGGCGCCGTCGATCGGGGCCGCGGCGGCGGACCGGTTCCGGTCGCCTGCCGCTGCGGGCCGGGCCGCGACGCTGGTCTCGGCGACCACCTCGGCGATGGCGATGCTGGCGGCACCGGTGCTGGCCGTGCCGGGACTGATCTGGGGCTGGCGGGGCAACCTGCTCGGCGCCTCGGTGATCGCACTCGCGCTGGCGGCGGCGTTCTTCATCCGCGGACGAGGACGCAAGGCGCCGATCACGAAGGGCGGGCGGATGAGCTATCTGGCGACGTACCGCGAACTCGCCCGGATCCCCGGTGCGGTCCCGCTGCTGGCCGTCGCCATGCTCCGGACGGCGGCCTTCATGGGGTACCTCGCCTACCTGGCCGCCTTCTACGACGAGAAGTTCGATCTCGCCCCGGGCTGGTTCGCGCTGGTCTGGTCGCTCAGCGGCGCCTCGTTCTTCGTCGGCAACCTGCTCGCCGGACGGTACCTCGCCACCGAGCGCGCGTGGATCACCCCGGAGCGGATGCTGCTCGCCGGGATCACGGTCGCGCTGATCGCCGTCTCCGCGTTCTACTTCTCGCCGACGCTTCCGCTCACGCTGCTGCTCACCGCGGTCATGGGGGCCGGCCACGCGACGGTCGCCGCCTGCGTCACGACGCTGCTGGTCCGGCGCAGCGGTGACCTCCGCGGCTCCGCGCTCAGCGTCAACGCGGCCGGGATGAGCCTCGGGACGTTCGTCGGCGCCGCAGCCGGCGGCGTCGGCCTGGGCCTCGGCGGCTACCCCGGAACAGCGATGACCTTCGCCGGAATCACCCTGATCGCCACCCTCTGCGCCCTACGCATCCACCACACACCGCAGTAG